CCGACCGCGTAGGCGGCGATGACGGTCCGCGGCGTGAAGACGAGCCCGCTGCCCGACAGGTCGAGACCGAAGGTGGCAAAGAGCGTCTGGATCCCCAGGGCCAGCAGCACCCCGAGCAGCAGACCGAGCGTCGCCCCCACGAGACCGACGACGAAGGCCTCGACGAGCACCGAGCGCACGACCTGACGCCTGGACGCACCGATGGCCCGCAGCAGCGCCAGCTCACGGCCGCGCTGGGCCACGAGGATGCTGAAGGTGTTGATGATGAGGAAGGAGCCGACGAAGAGGGCGATGCCGGCGAAGACCAGCAGGAAGGTGGTGATGAAGCCCAGCGCCTGCTGCACGTCGTTCTGGTTGGCGTCGGCGAGGCTCTTGCCGGTCCAGGCCTTGAAGCCCTCGGGCGCCAGGGGCTCGGCCTGGCTGCGCAGCTCGCCCTGGCTCACGCCGTCCTTGGCGGTGACCCAGACGGACGAGTACTCGTCCTTGCCGTCCATGAAGTACTTCTGCATCGTCGCGGTGTCGAAGACGGCGATCGAGGCGCCGGCCATCCCCCCTTCGCCGAAGGTCATCGTGCCGACGAGCGTGGCCGTGATGCGCGGGACCTTGCCCGTCGTGACGAGGGGGATCTCGTCCCCGACCGTGTACCCGGCGCGCTCAGCAGTCGTGGTGTCGACGACGACCTCACCAGTGCGCTCGGGAGCCCGGCCGTCGACGATGGCCAGGGGCGGCTCCCCCAGCTGGTTGGGGGCGTCGTTGTAGTTGAAGGCCAGCGCAGGTGCTCCCTGGCCACCGACGACCTTGCCGTTGGTCCCGACGACGAAGACCCCGATGGCGTCGATGCTGCCGTCGGCCCGGGCGGCGCCCGGCAGCGCAGCCAGCTCGTCGACCTCGGCCGCGGAGATGCGCGCGCCACCGGAGCCGCCGTAGTCGTCGGTCTGCTCCGCCTGGACGACGACGTCACCGACGGTGCCGTCCATGATGCCGTCGAAGGTGCGCCCGAGGGTGTCGGTGAAGATCAGCGAACCCGCGACGAAGGCGGTCCCGAGGACGATCGCCATCGCGCTCATGAGCAGGCGCGCCTTGCGCGCCAGCAGGGACTTGAGAGTGGCCTTGAGCATCAGTGGGCCCCGTTGCTGAGGGCGACCATCCGCTCGAGCACACTCTCGCGCTCGGGCTGCCACAGCTCGTCGACGATGCGGCCGTCGGCGAGGAAGAGCACCCGGTCGGTGTGGCTCGCGGCCACGGGGTCGTGGGTGACCATGACGATGGTCTGGTCGAACTCGTCGACGCTGCGCCGCAGGAAGCCCAGCACCTCGGCCCCCGAGGTCGAGTCGAGGTTGCCGGTCGGCTCGTCGGCGAAGATGATCGAGGGCTTCGACACCAGCGCCCGGGCGCACGCGACGCGCTGCTGCTGCCCCCCGGACAGCTCGCCCGGCCGGTGGCGAAGGCGGTCGCCCAGCCCGACGGTGTCGACCACCAGGTCGAACCACGCCGGGTCGGCCGCGCGCCCGGCGATGGCGAGCGGAAGGAGGATGTTTTCCTCCGCGGTCAGCGTGGGGATGAGGTTGAAGGCCTGGAAGACGAAGCCGATCCGGTCGCGGCGCAGCCGCGTGAGGTCCTTCTCCTTCAGCCGGGTGATGTCGGTGTCGCCGATGTAGGCGTGCCCCGAGGTGACGGCGTCCAGACCGGCGAGGCAGTGCATCAGCGTCGACTTGCCCGACCCGGAGGGGCCCATGATCGCCGTGAACTGCCCCCCACCGATGTCCAGGTCGATGCCGTCGAGCGCGGCCACGCTGGCCTCCCCCTTGCCGTAGACCTTGCGCAGCTCGTGCGTGCTTGCGGCAACCTGCGTGCTCATGTCCCCTGCTCCCGTGCGTCGTCCGATGCGTCCGCGACAAATCTAGGTGTGCCGGTGGGCTCCGGTCACTGGGGTATCCCCCCGCAGCCCACGGGTGG
The genomic region above belongs to Janibacter limosus and contains:
- a CDS encoding ABC transporter ATP-binding protein gives rise to the protein MSTQVAASTHELRKVYGKGEASVAALDGIDLDIGGGQFTAIMGPSGSGKSTLMHCLAGLDAVTSGHAYIGDTDITRLKEKDLTRLRRDRIGFVFQAFNLIPTLTAEENILLPLAIAGRAADPAWFDLVVDTVGLGDRLRHRPGELSGGQQQRVACARALVSKPSIIFADEPTGNLDSTSGAEVLGFLRRSVDEFDQTIVMVTHDPVAASHTDRVLFLADGRIVDELWQPERESVLERMVALSNGAH